In one Gemmatimonadota bacterium genomic region, the following are encoded:
- the bshA gene encoding N-acetyl-alpha-D-glucosaminyl L-malate synthase BshA — MKIGITCYPTYGGSGAVATELGLDLARRGHEVHFITYDSPFRLRGYVERAYFHEVDTAMSRYPLFEHYPYTLALASRQYEVALQENLDLLHVHYAIPHATTAFLAREMLRGERDLKVITTLHGTDITLVGQEASFYAITKFSIERSDRVTAVSEFLRDETYRAFGCVSCDLDVIPNFINLLEYRPEAAASRESLAPGDERLLLHVSNFREVKRVKDVVRIFARVRKAMPATLLMVGDGPDRADAEHEARELGIAADVRFLGRLDTVAPLLAAADLFLLPSQTESFGLAALEAMACGTPVVAARTGGLPEVITDGVDGILEPAGSVEAMARRAIDLLKDPVRYAKVRDAALARAATFSSDIVVPQYEALYDRVLAGR; from the coding sequence ATGAAGATCGGCATCACCTGCTATCCGACCTACGGCGGTTCCGGCGCCGTGGCGACCGAACTCGGCCTCGACCTGGCCCGTCGCGGCCACGAAGTGCACTTCATCACCTACGATTCGCCGTTCCGGCTGCGTGGGTACGTCGAGCGCGCCTATTTCCACGAAGTCGATACGGCGATGAGCCGCTATCCGCTCTTCGAGCACTACCCCTACACGCTGGCGCTCGCGTCGCGCCAGTATGAAGTGGCCCTGCAGGAGAACCTGGACCTGTTGCATGTGCACTACGCGATCCCGCATGCCACGACCGCCTTTCTCGCCCGCGAGATGCTGCGCGGCGAACGCGACCTCAAGGTGATCACCACGCTCCACGGGACCGACATCACGCTGGTGGGGCAGGAGGCGTCCTTTTACGCCATCACCAAGTTCTCGATCGAGCGCTCCGATCGCGTCACCGCCGTCTCGGAGTTCCTGCGCGACGAGACCTACCGCGCGTTCGGCTGCGTCTCGTGCGACCTCGATGTCATCCCGAATTTCATCAACCTGCTGGAGTACCGCCCCGAGGCCGCGGCCTCGCGCGAGTCGCTGGCACCGGGCGATGAACGGTTGCTGCTGCATGTTTCCAACTTCCGCGAAGTGAAGCGGGTCAAGGACGTCGTCCGGATCTTCGCGCGGGTGCGCAAGGCGATGCCGGCGACGCTGCTCATGGTGGGTGATGGTCCCGATCGTGCCGACGCCGAGCACGAGGCGCGGGAACTCGGCATCGCCGCCGACGTCCGCTTCCTCGGTCGACTCGACACCGTCGCGCCGCTGCTGGCCGCCGCCGACCTCTTTCTCCTGCCGTCGCAGACCGAGTCCTTCGGCCTCGCCGCGCTCGAGGCGATGGCCTGCGGCACGCCGGTCGTCGCGGCGCGCACCGGCGGGTTGCCCGAGGTGATCACCGACGGGGTCGACGGCATTCTCGAACCGGCGGGATCCGTCGAGGCGATGGCGCGCCGCGCGATTGACCTGCTGAAGGATCCCGTGCGCTACGCCAAGGTCCGCGACGCCGCCTTGGCGCGCGCCGCGACCTTCTCCTCGGACATCGTGGTGCCGCAGTACGAGGCACTCTACGATCGCGTGCTGGCGGGACGATGA
- the miaA gene encoding tRNA (adenosine(37)-N6)-dimethylallyltransferase MiaA has translation MVDARTPILVGPTGVGKTAIALALAAHWPLEVISADSRQIYRGLDIATAKATRKERDRVPHHLVDVVRPGERYSAGRFALEAATAIETVREHGKLPVVVGGTGLYVRALVDGLFAEPSIDPRAREALAHAIDRMDNATLVRWAGRLDRGYRGEGGRHRAARAIEIALLTGQPLSWWQAAAKAQGVVTPWTVRLTAPRHLLHQRILARTTAMLERGLLEEVAAALADGAPIEGPGMDGIGVREAVAVLQGRLPRDLLISSIATATRQYAKRQETWFRHQLRGDVLVLDATRPPEQLAATIAAAWEQQSA, from the coding sequence TTGGTCGACGCTAGGACGCCGATTCTCGTGGGGCCGACGGGCGTCGGCAAGACGGCCATCGCCCTCGCGCTCGCCGCCCACTGGCCGCTCGAGGTCATCTCCGCCGACTCGCGCCAGATCTATCGGGGTCTCGACATCGCCACGGCGAAGGCCACGCGCAAGGAACGCGATCGCGTCCCGCACCACCTGGTCGACGTGGTGCGTCCCGGTGAACGGTACAGTGCCGGACGCTTTGCGCTCGAGGCGGCGACGGCGATCGAGACGGTCCGGGAGCATGGCAAACTCCCGGTGGTCGTTGGCGGCACCGGGCTCTACGTGCGTGCGCTGGTGGATGGGCTCTTCGCCGAACCGTCGATCGATCCGCGCGCCCGCGAGGCACTCGCGCATGCGATCGATCGGATGGACAACGCCACCCTGGTGCGCTGGGCCGGGCGGCTCGATCGCGGCTATCGTGGGGAAGGGGGGCGGCATCGCGCGGCCCGGGCGATCGAGATCGCCCTCCTCACCGGGCAACCGCTGTCGTGGTGGCAGGCCGCGGCGAAGGCGCAGGGCGTCGTGACGCCGTGGACGGTGCGGCTCACCGCCCCGCGCCATCTCCTCCACCAGCGCATCCTGGCGCGCACGACGGCGATGCTGGAGCGGGGTCTGCTCGAGGAGGTCGCGGCGGCGTTGGCCGATGGCGCGCCGATCGAGGGCCCCGGGATGGATGGCATCGGCGTGCGGGAGGCCGTGGCCGTCCTGCAGGGTCGCCTGCCACGCGACCTCCTGATTTCGTCGATCGCCACCGCGACACGCCAGTACGCCAAGCGGCAGGAAACGTGGTTCCGTCATCAACTTCGCGGCGACGTCCTGGTGCTGGACGCCACCCGTCCCCCCGAGCAGCTCGCCGCCACCATCGCGGCAGCGTGGGAGCAGCAGTCCGCATGA